From the Trichoplusia ni isolate ovarian cell line Hi5 chromosome 1, tn1, whole genome shotgun sequence genome, the window GACGTCTATTACACTGGCGTGCAAATAAATCATCACCATCTTTGGCTATAATGACGGGATTTTTTGAGACAGTCCGTGGTGCAATCTCAATTGGTCCGATGTGTTTCCTCGTTAAAATCGGCAACTGACTTGTACAGGTGAATACAGTTGTAAGACCGCTTCGTTGATTTGTGTGCGATTTTTTTCCTCAGAATGTTTTAAGGGTGTTATCTGTGGTCGTTTTGCGCATTTTTGTGTGATTTCTTTCGGATAACGTTCGTAAATTGAagcttaagttttattttatttgcttcagTATGATTTTCGAACGTTTGGAAATGGAAACGGATTgagatcattatttttatttataaaaaatctcttTTTGTGTTGGTTCTTTTCGGTATAGAGTTGTTCCTGGGTATTTGCGAATTAAATAATGTTGCCACAGTCCAATCTCAGAAATATACGCAATTTGCTTCAAATTAAACtttctaaatattaatttcatacaaaaaatgtaatacatttCAGATTTAATCCACTTCGTTGCctcttaattatttcttttttttctttcagcaAAAATTTCATCTCAATATTTAATCACGCATCATTAAAGCGAACAACAAACACACGTCATGTAACAATTTAATCCAAAACACGATCAAGTCGACATCCCATCAAAATTAATCACCGCTGTCGCCGACGGTACAGTTCAATAACACAAAACTGTCATTATCCCGCTAACGAGGTACATTTCTTTCGTGCCACGTAAACACTCGGCTTTATCGAGAAATGGGCGAACATTGCGaaaaaatttgatttgttacTCACGCAGACTTCAATTAAATTGAGTGACAAAAATCATGTCGAAATTATTTGGTAGCTTACTTACATATTACTCTCGTTATATTCCGAacgataaggttcattttcgctTGGCACGTGTAGTGTGACAATAAGAACGGAAAGAgttaataatatcaattaaatcTGTTAAGGCATTATTGTGTTGTATTTCGTGTACTGTTATGTATTTAACATTGTTAGTCTGGATTTTTGAGTTTTTTAGCGATAAATGGATTATGGTTTACGGCCGTTAATTACTGTGAACATTatgtgttataattatttactggaaaatatttcttgttGTGTGCCCATtgagtttgttttgttgaatCAGATTTTAAGCCGTTATTACAAATTAGGGTCGAttctataaatatacatttaatcatATGAAGTTAAGtcaccaaattatttttctgattaAATGATTTGCAGTTATTTTAACTGCAAAGAGCAGGCAGCCTtaattagtgttatttttacGTAGAATCCCCAAAAAGGCTCTTTCCCAATGGAGGGATGTTTCTAGGTAGATTGGTATTCTTTTATGTCCAAATTTTGAGTTGAAGTTCATTGACACAACCTTTAACAAAGTGACACCAGACTTGTTGACGTTGGGTAAACAATTTCAACCAACACACAAAGCAATCAATGGGGATTCTTAGAAACTGATCTCATTTGACTAATCACAAAGGAAACAGTAGTTCACAGTAGCTACACAACAACTCGGATAAATATTCACTACTTGACATCGAGCCAAGGGAAAATGGACCTTATGTCCAATAAGAAAAATTTAGATTCAAATGTGTATGTTAGGGTTCTTTAGCTCAGTGTGACCTCATGAATAATTATGGAAAAATATCATGGGAAATAAAAAATTCAAGAAATGCTCAGAGCAGTAAGTTCATGAATATTTAGTTTGTCTATTTGCTTGTAAACACTGTTTGTCCGTTTGTCATGTTGTGTTCCGTggaatttgtatattttttgtttttatttccttcGAGTtcgagttttctttttaaaattttgatttgtaacttttggaataaaaataaccaatgtTAAAAGCTGTTCTTCTTTGATTGTTTCAGAAACGgaaaaatatgcatataaaaATGCAGATAGGCATAGAGATTTTAAAACGAATAATGTTTGAggctaaataattaatgtaaaaataaaactacaaaaaatataaaggcactcgctttttattatttttttctgtcaaatatattaaaatttacttataaacgtaaaaaaatgtaaacacatagattaaaaaaaatatcgtatcacactgataacaacaaaaaaatgtttaaaaatgtcaaCTTGATGAAAAACAGGCTTACCTACTTGAAAATAATGAACACTGTACAGTCGAAAGAAACAATATATCaaataagtacaataataataataccatttttttctaaaaagctGTGTTTTGTTACTTACAGATAAATGTATCTATTGTAAGCCTGTCTCTTGAACTAaaatgaataacattttaatattaactattttggccaaagtatttaaaacatctTATCATTTTATATTCCCTTACATATTTACAAGAATGTGGATTAATTGGAAACGCATTGCTCATTGTTTTCTTCATGGTACCATAACGATTAATAAGGAATTTTATtgagcttttaattaaattaacttctaCAAATGTTCcatcaaaaatattaagtgattcttactttaaaaggcACATTTGAATGAGCTAGTAAAGGCACcagaataaatacaaaactgGAATGTAATCAGCATTGGAATGTttcaatgtattaaaaatcttcaacaaaataaaaataacaaaataataacacaagcatatcaaaattaaaattacactaaaattaaaaactaaaaaccttattaagtacttagaaaaaaattaaaaaaatgactcaATACAAACTGGCCTACGTGCTAaggaaataaatacttaattataagtatataaaacaaaactaaatttttacAAGACTCTTATATTTGTACATTAAATTTTGAGCTTCATTTTAACTGGCCTTCAAtcccattataattaaattaactaaaattgGTAAAACATACACTGGCACTTTTGTAGAGGCTGTGTTTTGACATAGCTTTATACTGAGCAAAacatataagaaaataaaaattagtattaaaaaaaatggaatcagAAGaaggaaataatttttaatttggcaCTTTAATGTTAGCTATGTCTTGAACACAAAATGGAAATAACAATGTTCTCACCTTTGACCAGGTTAGAAATATAGATATAATAACAATGTCATTCCTCTCATTTTCTGTACTTTGCTTTACTACTTACAAACTATAAGTCCATGActtgaattaaaaactaaataaacactAATCGTACATGGTAAATAAGATCAGGTAATCAAGAAGAAAGGAATGTAATCAGCTAAATACTGTATGGCGTGAAGGAGTATTAACAAgaacactaaaatattatttacagatAAGAGAAACCATGGCTGTACggaattgtacaaaatattctAGATTTTCAACCAGTCATAGGCACCTCTTCAGTCCGTTTGGGGACAAGCGAGAGATCTAAAGGATTCTTCATCATTTCTTTAGTGTTGTCTTCGCTCAAATCAATCGACAGTTCAGGTTCTGAATCGCTACCTTCATCGTTCTTCGGACTTCTAAATATCATGGCAGTTGACTTAATGGATAGGTCTATAGGCTGGTCCTGGTCGATGGCTACGCCGGCGACAGCTGGTGAATGGAGAAGCAAGTCTCCACCGTTACGGTTCTGCCAGGTCGTAAGCCCAGGCGGAGCTGATCTCATGGACTGCAGAGGAGTCGGTAAGTATGGCACACTTCTTGGAGAAAAGCTTGGCGGCACTGATACAGTCCCGAAAGGCGATGGCGGCATCGTAGGTTTCCGTTTTCGGTCTTTGCTTTGATTTCTCATCGCCTGTAACCGTACGTCTTTATCGCTGCAAGGAGAAGACGCCGGTCTGAAAATGCTCAGCCCGCTAGTGCTTCGTGAGCTATTATCGTCCTCAGGATCAGCTGATGATGCCCCTGAGTCCGATGGAGACACACTTTGCCGCGTCACATCTTCAGTGAAGTGATTCTTTTCAGAGTTCTTGTAATATTCTGCTAGGGCTGCCGCCGGGAGGAGGTTGGTCGGCAGGAATGATGGGTTCATGGACGAGTTAAAGTTAGGCGGAGATTTATTGGTCTGCATATGCTGGATGTGCTGTTGTTGCTGCTCTTGGAGGAGGCAGTGGATCTTGAACCAGTTCGATCGTCGTCCGTATCTTGAGCCTGACTTCGACATGCCCACTAGTAGACATTTCCGTAGCCTGCAGGCTTTGCAAGCCGTTCTATTCTTCTTATTGATGACACACTCCCCGTTGTTCTTGCACTCCGATATCGATGACAGGTTGTTGTACGTCCGCCCGAAAAACgactgtaacaaaagaaaacataattttaattaaagaaactcGTTAAGATCCGATTGATAAGGATATATGGGAATATGATATATTCAagaaatggaaattaaaaaggTTCAATTTTCTGGAGAAACGACCGCGCCAATTTTGGAGTACACGGCGgcattaatttagtttaaaatatcgACAGACTTCCGTCGGCATCGCATAagaaacaacaatttataagcGATACAGTTAAAACGAATCATCCGTTGCCCATTCAATTCGGTTCGTCCCTGCACggaattaaaaattacatttttcaaaaagtCATCATAAAGAGCAATGCGAGGCGTATTAAAATCTGGGTCAACACGAATAAGGTCGTATCTCACACTTAATATTACAGAAGTGAGCATCGCTACGGGTATGTTGCGTCCTGCGACGTAAGTAATGGGGGTCTTTTGCGAATTTTTCGTGAATAAATTTGGAAGTTACCCCGCTGGGAGCGGTTTCGGGTCTCTTCTTACTCAATTAAACTCGTACAAAAGCGTAAAATATGTGATTGTGCTACGGTTTCACTCTGGGCCGCCGTGTGGTCGGTGCACTTTCAGCAGTAAATAACGATGTGCCTCATTATTTTggattataacaatattttcgaTTGCAATATGCGTTTATTGGTACACATATTGTTTGCACGCGGCTGtaagaatttgaattttaatataaaaattaactttctAATTAGGATCAGTCGAAATTatgggttttaattaaaagcagtGTAAAAATATGTGTAGTCCTGTAAAGATTTCATCTGAGCAAAATTTAAGGAAGTATTTAAATGCGTGCTTGATATAATAAGAAGCAAGGTCGcaacaaattacaataatcaAGATATCATAGAAACTGTAACGAGACATTTTCGACACCCAAAGATAGGCATTTATGGCTAGCGGAACCGGTATTCTCGAAATTATTCGTACACTAAAGGACGAGTTAAGACTGTAGACACGTATTCCAACTACGcagaaaagttttataatgtaCGTTTAAGCAGTAGCATTGTTAGTCACGGTCGTGCACTGTGCCCTCTGTGACTTGGCCGGGAGGCTAGCGAGTAAATTGAGGTAATTTCGCGAACGCTATGTATGTGAGTCACTAGATTAGAAATTTCAGATAAGTCCGTCTTCCTTATGGGCTAGCCGCGTTACAGATAGTGTTCTCTAATTGAGCCTCGTTGCGTACCGTACGTGATGCGATTTCGTTCTgggttattatataaaataatcgtGCAATAATGGGCACTGTCCATTTTCCacaaaaagagaaatatttgAAGCTTTTCTTGAAAATTCTTTTGAgtattttgtaacaaaagtcatcgaaagttttataataaacattgtgtTTGTATAAGCTGGTAAAATATTCTCAACAACAATAATCACCATTTTGAAATGTCGATAGAGAATGTCGAAGCCCACACATCGCTTATAAATTCAAAGTGATCGTAATACTGAGTAGTGGCGCCATCTGTCACATTATTCATGAGCTACTAGAGcgatttacataataatacaaagTTATATCATCGATCGAGAATCGATTGGGACCGCTTGTATTTCAGCGCAACCCATAAAATTTGACGACTTGATTTGCGCTGATAACACATTGTTTGCGCTAAAGTTTTGGTCACAAatctcacaaacatttcatATCTATTAAAACTTGGAGAAATAAATAGTAAAGTGAGCTGGTTATTTCGAAATTTGCAAATACCTTTATGAGGATACGAGTCATTAATTAAAGTGATGGGAAAGGTTATCTATAGCCCTTAAACGGTGCATTAAAACGTGTAATTAAGCATTATAATGTCCGGCCGCCTCATGAATGTTAAACTACAATAAGATTGACATTAATAGTACACGAATATAATTTACGAGTGGCCACACACTCGTCATAATGCACGGAATACCACACGGTATGCAAATTGGTTGTAAAATCACCAAATTGAATAATCTTAGTGATTTATGTTCGATTACTGAGGTATTAAGTGTTGGCTGGACAACGGATTATTTAATGAGTTGCAACACATGACTGTTTGGTGTGAATGTTAAATTTTAAGAGCAATTTTATTTGTGGGTACTTGTAATTCGTGAACGATTTCGCAATGAAGCTTACGTGATTACCTAATCTGTGTTTTTgattaggcgggggaatccttaTGGACAGTCTCCTCTTACTGCTTAAACCTAACCATAAGGCAACGTCTCCCGCGTTCGAGAGATCGATAGATGCTTGCCAATAAATCGCCATACTTGAATCTAAACAGCTTTCCTTCCAAAATTACCCAATTTCAGAAATAATTTGTCGATCGCAATGTTTATAGATcagtaaaaatcttttaaaaggACATCATTATGTTTTTAGTCAATATACCAGCAGCAGTTTCACATCAAAATTACCTTTAACCATCATCCCTATAACTTTgtgtattattatgaataaaccgaaaaaaaaacacccagaACTActcattaaaattgtaaaacacgaatataaaaacaacaattatagAAGCTTGGTTATTTTGATGACACAAAAATGGATGCAGTCAGGTCTTAAAATAGTGCGAGACCTTGACACATAGATTATCTGGGCGTTGAAGTAGCCAAACAGGAAATGTCAGCGAAATCaagttattgtaattaatatgatGAGTAAAAGTGGTATGCTAAACATTTAAAGGTGTATTTATATCCTTCGTACACGTTAACCAGTTCAACGTCTTATGAGACTTTGAGTATTGATAGTGGTGAAATAATATGTCTATTTCGATGCTATTTTAGTGATGTGGGCAGTTAGTTTGCtcaattattgattttttagaCACACACTGTAAGTGAAAATGAGATACAAAGAGTAGGTATTTGTCTCATGCACTTCTTCAACTACTGTGGATTTATAGAAGACTAGCTTTtacccgcaacttcgtccgcgtggttagaagatataagttatgatttatacttgtccacattttccattgtatcttcgctcctataagtcgcagcgtgatggtttatagcctaaagccttcctcgatgaatggtctattcaacgcaaaaagaatttttcaattaggaccagtagttcttgagattagcgcgttcaaacaaactcttcagctttatatattagtatagaaatagaatataggtatagatatagattatagattATAGATAAATCCAGATATCTTCCATTATCGTCTATTTATAGAAGTTAAATCCACATAGACACTATAATTATAGAAGCAGCGTTGGATGCAAGAATTGAGGTACTACCGTTGTAGTTTAATAGTACATAATAAGTAAGGAATGTGAGTACAAATGCAGACCAGAAATTATTTAACAGCGCAAACACTAGATCAAAACTATTTCGAATAATAGTATATATTATAGCGGtaggtattcaataaaaataaaaaacataaaagtcaTCTAAtgtaacctaacctaacctatgAACGTCTATTACGACACACTGGCACCTGCTAACTTAATAGAATGatcttaaatgtaattaaaaaaaatacacacatcCTAACTTAGAATATAATGTGAAAACACCTGTGAACattattacaagaaaatatgGGCACAGAATAATATATGCGGTGCTTACAAAGCGCGtgtctaattaaaaatattagtcgATCGGTTTTCATAGAGCAAGTATAACAGAAGTTTcacaacacaattttaatttgaaacactCAGATGACTGTTAAATCTAAattccaaaatgtaatttaaataaatcaaggaAAAGAaaggatatttatttattagttgtgTCGATAAATGGTTTTGAATTCGAACACTCACTTTAAGTGGAAAACTCAAGCTAAAAATTTTAACTATCTTTTGTAGTTCTGTATTTTCAAAGACAGGACAACTtttagtttaacttttattaaaactttaactaTAGCATTAGGTATTGCGATTACCGAACTGTTCAAGTCGCGACCCCGCCGTCAtctcagctcatgattaagatcCCTAGTTAGGTCCCAAACTAGTCaggta encodes:
- the LOC113497973 gene encoding protein embryonic gonad-like, with translation MNQQCKVCGEPAAGFHFGAFTCEGCKSFFGRTYNNLSSISECKNNGECVINKKNRTACKACRLRKCLLVGMSKSGSRYGRRSNWFKIHCLLQEQQQQHIQHMQTNKSPPNFNSSMNPSFLPTNLLPAAALAEYYKNSEKNHFTEDVTRQSVSPSDSGASSADPEDDNSSRSTSGLSIFRPASSPCSDKDVRLQAMRNQSKDRKRKPTMPPSPFGTVSVPPSFSPRSVPYLPTPLQSMRSAPPGLTTWQNRNGGDLLLHSPAVAGVAIDQDQPIDLSIKSTAMIFRSPKNDEGSDSEPELSIDLSEDNTKEMMKNPLDLSLVPKRTEEVPMTG